Proteins encoded together in one Sinorhizobium meliloti window:
- the ilvA gene encoding threonine ammonia-lyase, with amino-acid sequence MKQDVEKAAAAMREIFPPTPLQLNEHLSARYGATVFLKREDLSPVRSYKIRGAFNFFRKSLGSGAAGKTFVCASAGNHAQGFAFVCRHFGVPGVVFMPVTTPQQKIDKTRMFGAEFITIRLVGDIFDQCYKAAREHVEAIGGVMVPPFDHEDIIEGQATVAAEIAEQLPAGLVADLVVLPVGGGGLAAGVTGYLGDSLSADRFLFCEPEGAPSFRRSLELGSVVTLDQVDNFVDGAAVARIGDLNFAALRRFSPEQVLLLPENAICLTITEMLNVEGVVLEPAGALSVTALEALGRDSLEGKIVVAVVSGGNFDFERLPDVKERAMRHAGLKKYFILRMAQRPGALRDFLGLLGEEDDIARFEYLKKSARNFGSVLIGIETKHAENFPVLKQRFDAAGLRYQDITENEMLANFVI; translated from the coding sequence ATGAAGCAGGATGTTGAAAAAGCGGCAGCGGCGATGCGCGAAATCTTTCCGCCGACGCCGCTTCAGCTCAACGAGCACCTGAGCGCGCGCTATGGGGCGACCGTCTTCCTGAAGCGCGAGGACCTTTCGCCGGTGCGCTCCTACAAGATCCGCGGCGCCTTCAATTTCTTCCGCAAGTCGCTCGGCTCCGGAGCGGCCGGGAAGACCTTCGTTTGCGCGTCCGCAGGCAATCACGCTCAGGGCTTTGCCTTCGTCTGCCGTCACTTCGGCGTTCCCGGCGTCGTCTTCATGCCCGTGACGACGCCCCAGCAGAAGATCGACAAGACGCGAATGTTCGGGGCCGAATTCATCACGATCCGCCTCGTCGGCGATATATTCGATCAATGCTACAAGGCGGCGCGCGAGCATGTGGAAGCGATCGGCGGCGTCATGGTGCCGCCCTTCGACCATGAGGATATCATCGAAGGCCAGGCCACGGTTGCAGCGGAGATAGCCGAACAATTGCCTGCCGGCCTCGTCGCCGATCTTGTCGTCCTGCCCGTTGGCGGGGGCGGCCTGGCCGCGGGCGTGACCGGCTATTTGGGCGACAGCCTCTCGGCCGATCGCTTTCTGTTCTGTGAACCGGAGGGGGCGCCGAGCTTCAGGCGCAGCCTGGAACTCGGCAGCGTCGTTACGCTCGACCAGGTGGACAATTTCGTCGACGGCGCGGCAGTCGCACGGATCGGCGACCTGAACTTTGCTGCGCTCCGGAGATTTTCGCCGGAGCAGGTGTTGCTGCTGCCGGAGAATGCGATCTGCCTGACGATCACCGAAATGCTGAATGTCGAGGGCGTGGTTCTCGAACCCGCCGGCGCGCTTTCAGTCACCGCACTGGAAGCGCTTGGCCGCGACAGTCTCGAAGGCAAGATCGTCGTAGCGGTCGTTTCCGGAGGCAATTTCGACTTCGAGCGTCTGCCGGACGTGAAGGAGCGGGCCATGCGCCATGCCGGGCTCAAGAAATACTTCATCTTGCGGATGGCGCAGCGCCCGGGCGCGCTTCGCGATTTCCTCGGTCTCCTGGGCGAGGAGGACGACATCGCCCGGTTCGAATACCTGAAAAAGTCGGCCCGAAACTTCGGCTCCGTGCTTATCGGTATCGAGACGAAGCACGCCGAGAATTTTCCGGTCCTCAAACAGCGTTTCGATGCAGCGGGGCTGCGCTACCAGGATATCACCGAGAACGAGATGCTGGCCAACTTCGTCATTTGA
- a CDS encoding HlyU family transcriptional regulator, with product MASFFSKLFGRSGGSETQAQPAAGKSENYADCVIRATPQREGSQYRLAGSIEKSMPDGATKVRSFIRADLFTSEQDAIDSALRKGRQIIDEQRAALFSDDAQSRPV from the coding sequence ATGGCATCGTTTTTCTCGAAATTATTCGGTCGTTCCGGCGGCTCTGAAACGCAGGCGCAGCCTGCGGCAGGCAAGTCCGAGAACTATGCGGATTGCGTAATCCGCGCGACGCCTCAGCGCGAGGGGTCGCAGTACCGGCTTGCGGGCAGCATCGAAAAGTCGATGCCGGACGGTGCAACGAAAGTCCGCAGCTTCATCCGGGCAGATCTCTTCACCTCCGAGCAGGACGCCATCGACTCGGCGTTGCGCAAGGGACGGCAGATCATCGACGAGCAGCGCGCGGCCCTTTTTTCCGACGACGCTCAGTCCCGGCCAGTCTGA
- a CDS encoding YciI family protein, which yields MFYAILAYHEEEVVESWTNEADAKLMDDLLQVNDRLVREKRLGPAARLGSTREAVTLRGEGAGMIIDGPFAETKEQLLGLYVVDCPNLEAAVETARELRRVNPTAVYEIRPISLYLPGAALSDPDESPA from the coding sequence ATGTTCTACGCGATATTGGCCTATCACGAGGAAGAGGTGGTCGAATCCTGGACCAACGAGGCAGATGCCAAGCTGATGGACGATCTGCTGCAGGTCAATGATCGCCTCGTCCGGGAGAAGCGATTGGGGCCGGCCGCGCGGCTTGGCTCGACCAGGGAAGCCGTGACGCTGCGGGGCGAGGGTGCCGGCATGATCATCGACGGTCCCTTTGCCGAAACCAAGGAGCAGTTGCTCGGCCTCTACGTGGTCGATTGCCCGAACCTCGAAGCCGCCGTCGAGACGGCGCGCGAATTGCGCCGCGTCAATCCGACCGCCGTCTACGAGATTCGGCCTATTTCGCTCTATCTGCCCGGTGCCGCGCTCTCGGACCCCGACGAGAGTCCGGCCTGA
- a CDS encoding Lrp/AsnC family transcriptional regulator: MAGLDAIDRSILRILQQDGRISNADLAGRVGLSPSACSRRVDILEKSGTIAGYHARIAHKALDYKIMVIVHISLSGQFAKTLAEFEAAVKLCPNVLVCYLMSGEYDYILRVAAKDLEDYERIHRDWLSALPHVVKINSSFSLREVIDRPNVGI; this comes from the coding sequence ATGGCTGGCTTGGATGCTATCGATCGTTCGATTCTGCGCATTTTGCAGCAGGATGGCCGAATCTCGAACGCCGACCTCGCAGGGAGGGTTGGCCTCTCGCCGTCCGCCTGTTCGCGGCGGGTCGATATCCTCGAAAAGTCCGGGACGATCGCCGGTTACCATGCGCGTATCGCCCACAAGGCGCTCGACTACAAGATCATGGTCATCGTGCATATTTCGCTCTCCGGGCAGTTCGCCAAGACGCTTGCGGAGTTCGAAGCCGCGGTGAAGCTCTGCCCCAATGTGCTCGTTTGTTACCTGATGTCCGGGGAATACGACTATATCCTGCGCGTCGCAGCGAAGGATCTGGAGGACTATGAACGCATCCACCGCGACTGGCTTTCGGCGCTGCCGCATGTGGTAAAGATCAATTCGAGTTTTTCGCTGCGCGAGGTCATCGACCGCCCCAATGTCGGCATCTGA
- a CDS encoding bifunctional 2',3'-cyclic-nucleotide 2'-phosphodiesterase/3'-nucleotidase, with amino-acid sequence MTVLHPISRRTLLGGLAATSACVVLHPFATRAAANQAHLRIMETTDLHVHVFPYDYYADKPNDTLGLARTASIVDAIRAEATNAILVDNGDFLQGNPMGDYIAYKRGMKEGDMHPVIAAMNVLGYDCGTLGNHEFNYGLDFMFNVINGANFPIVCANLINGAMAAAPRQDKLFLKPYVILDRKVKDGAGQEHPIRIGLIGFVPPQIMTWDAKNLEGKANARDIVKTAQAWVPQMREEGADIVIALSHSGIGQQAYAENLENASVPLAAIEGIDAIVTGHSHLDFPGPKFDGTPGVDNAKGLISGKPGVMGGFWGSHLGLIDLLLERDGGEWRVIGSTSEARPIFRREEKKVIAEVGDKPEVLAAAQKDHEATLAYVRTPVGKTSAPLYSYFALVADDPSVQIVSQAQTWYIRDMLKDTEHRDLPVLSAAAPFKAGGRGGAEYYTDVPAGDIAIKNVADLYLYPNTVQAVVITGDEVRNWLEMSAGIFNRIAPGSADASLINGDFPSYNFDVIDGVTYQIDLSQPAKYDKDGNVANPAASRIRDLKFDGKPIDPKQRFVVATNNYRAGGGGNFPGIAGDKVVFVAPDTNRDVIVRYIVEQGTINPSADANWTFAPQKDTSVLFDSGPKARRFLAEVKAVKIEDAGDGSDGFARFRIKL; translated from the coding sequence ATGACCGTTTTGCATCCCATTTCGCGCCGGACCCTGCTCGGCGGTCTTGCCGCCACGTCGGCATGTGTCGTGCTGCATCCCTTCGCGACCCGCGCGGCTGCGAACCAGGCGCATCTCAGGATCATGGAAACCACGGACCTGCACGTCCATGTCTTTCCCTACGATTACTATGCCGACAAGCCGAACGACACGCTCGGCCTGGCGCGCACCGCTTCGATCGTCGACGCCATCCGCGCCGAGGCGACGAACGCGATCCTTGTCGACAATGGCGATTTTCTTCAGGGAAATCCGATGGGCGATTACATCGCCTACAAGCGCGGCATGAAGGAAGGCGACATGCATCCGGTCATCGCCGCGATGAACGTACTCGGCTACGACTGCGGCACGCTGGGCAATCACGAGTTCAATTACGGCCTGGACTTCATGTTCAATGTGATCAACGGCGCAAACTTTCCGATCGTCTGCGCCAATCTGATCAATGGCGCCATGGCCGCCGCCCCGCGCCAGGACAAGCTCTTCCTGAAGCCCTACGTGATCCTCGACCGGAAAGTGAAGGACGGGGCCGGTCAGGAACACCCGATCCGCATCGGCCTCATCGGGTTCGTGCCGCCGCAGATCATGACCTGGGACGCCAAGAACCTGGAAGGCAAGGCGAATGCGCGCGACATCGTCAAGACCGCGCAAGCCTGGGTGCCGCAAATGCGCGAGGAAGGTGCCGACATCGTCATCGCTCTGTCCCATTCCGGCATAGGGCAGCAGGCCTATGCCGAAAATCTCGAAAACGCGTCCGTACCCCTGGCGGCAATCGAGGGTATCGACGCCATCGTCACCGGCCACAGCCACCTCGATTTTCCGGGGCCCAAGTTCGACGGAACTCCGGGCGTCGACAATGCCAAAGGGTTGATTTCCGGAAAGCCCGGCGTCATGGGCGGCTTCTGGGGATCGCATCTCGGCCTCATCGATCTCCTGCTCGAACGCGACGGGGGTGAGTGGCGTGTGATCGGTTCGACAAGCGAGGCGCGACCCATCTTTCGCCGGGAAGAAAAGAAGGTGATCGCCGAGGTCGGTGACAAGCCGGAAGTGCTGGCAGCCGCGCAGAAGGACCACGAAGCGACGCTCGCCTATGTCCGCACCCCCGTCGGCAAAACCTCGGCACCGCTCTACTCCTATTTCGCGCTCGTCGCGGACGATCCGTCGGTGCAGATCGTGAGCCAGGCCCAGACCTGGTATATCCGCGACATGCTCAAGGACACCGAGCACCGCGACCTGCCGGTCCTCTCCGCCGCGGCGCCGTTCAAGGCCGGCGGGCGCGGCGGCGCCGAGTACTATACGGACGTTCCAGCGGGCGACATCGCCATCAAGAACGTTGCCGACCTCTATCTCTATCCGAATACGGTGCAGGCGGTCGTCATCACCGGCGACGAGGTGCGCAACTGGCTCGAAATGTCCGCCGGCATCTTCAACCGGATTGCGCCGGGATCAGCCGATGCAAGCCTGATAAATGGCGACTTCCCTTCCTATAATTTCGACGTGATCGACGGGGTCACCTACCAGATCGACCTCTCGCAGCCTGCGAAATACGACAAGGACGGCAACGTGGCGAACCCGGCAGCCAGCCGCATCCGCGACCTGAAATTCGATGGCAAGCCGATAGATCCCAAGCAGAGATTTGTCGTAGCGACCAACAACTACCGTGCCGGCGGCGGCGGCAATTTTCCGGGCATCGCCGGCGACAAGGTCGTCTTCGTCGCGCCCGACACCAACCGTGACGTCATCGTGCGCTACATCGTCGAGCAGGGAACGATCAACCCCTCCGCGGACGCCAACTGGACATTCGCGCCGCAGAAGGACACGAGCGTGCTGTTCGATAGCGGCCCGAAGGCGCGTCGATTCCTGGCGGAGGTCAAGGCGGTGAAGATCGAGGATGCAGGCGACGGCAGCGACGGTTTCGCCCGGTTCAGGATCAAGCTTTGA
- a CDS encoding competence/damage-inducible protein A has product MTSPTIVTAAMLAIGDELLSGRTKDKNIGHLADMLTMVGIDLREVRIVADDQDAIVEAVNALRSRYRHVFTSGGIGPTHDDITADAISKAFGVECIHEPMAMELLGAMYERRGMEFTEARKRMARMPDGATHIPNPVSTAPGFAIENVYVMAGVPQVFQAMLDALLPSLEAGTPVLSRTVRSPYGEGDIGAPLTEVQKNHPETSIGSYPKFDGKSFSTDIVIRARDAGVLGAAEAGVIAMIEAIGSSREKNQP; this is encoded by the coding sequence ATGACCAGCCCCACGATCGTCACCGCCGCCATGCTCGCCATTGGCGACGAGCTTCTCTCCGGCCGGACCAAGGACAAGAACATCGGTCACCTTGCCGATATGCTGACGATGGTCGGAATCGATCTGCGCGAGGTGCGCATCGTCGCCGACGACCAGGACGCGATTGTGGAGGCGGTCAATGCGTTGCGCAGCCGCTACCGCCACGTGTTTACGTCCGGCGGCATCGGTCCGACCCATGACGACATCACTGCCGATGCGATTTCGAAGGCCTTCGGGGTCGAGTGCATTCACGAGCCGATGGCAATGGAGCTGCTTGGCGCGATGTACGAGCGCCGCGGCATGGAGTTCACCGAAGCGCGCAAGCGGATGGCCCGCATGCCTGATGGCGCGACCCATATTCCCAATCCGGTATCGACCGCGCCCGGCTTCGCCATCGAGAACGTCTATGTCATGGCCGGCGTGCCCCAGGTGTTCCAGGCGATGCTCGACGCGCTGTTGCCGAGCCTTGAGGCCGGCACGCCCGTCCTGTCCCGTACGGTTCGCTCCCCCTATGGCGAGGGCGACATCGGAGCGCCGCTGACCGAGGTGCAGAAGAACCATCCCGAAACGAGCATCGGCTCCTATCCGAAATTCGACGGCAAGAGCTTCTCGACGGATATCGTGATCCGGGCTCGCGATGCCGGGGTCCTTGGCGCCGCAGAAGCCGGAGTGATCGCGATGATCGAGGCGATCGGCAGCTCGCGCGAGAAAAACCAGCCCTGA
- a CDS encoding HD domain-containing protein has translation MAHQRIRDPLLDLVEFSTSELERTLWKVLQTRPFQRLRRVKQLGFSDLVYPGASHSRFAHSVGVFYTARQLMEVVHRHVSEDQSSKEWKALAASLVHDLGHGPFSHAFEKVGKRLGLKLADHETMSDTLIRQGEVAEVFQEQFGRGFADDVADIIKKDGVKTVQHAVVSSQFDADRLDYMRRDRLMTGTQHAAIDFPWLIANLEIGSVAIGVDDTPLGTIETFVLGPKAIHAAEAFILGLFQLYPTVYFHKATRGAEKIFTELLVRIVTLVREENLAATGLPRNHPLVRFAQSPEDIDVALTLDDTVVWGALTQMSEAEDPLVSEFSARLRDRNLYKCCDIRMQVTHVFDPKSSNTDEVIEKIDRCCASIEMKLIEWTERNFKDRPRILVDNDERSPYKSVNESKGPLDRINIRTEGGALVDLKERSSVVAALKAYKLFRAYSDRSDTEAQDAMVRIIKGEIGTCHT, from the coding sequence ATGGCGCATCAACGCATTCGCGACCCGCTGCTTGATCTCGTAGAGTTTTCCACCTCTGAGCTGGAACGTACGCTCTGGAAGGTTTTGCAGACCCGGCCGTTTCAAAGGCTCCGCCGTGTCAAGCAGTTGGGGTTTTCCGATTTGGTCTATCCGGGGGCTAGTCACTCTCGTTTCGCGCACAGCGTAGGCGTTTTTTATACTGCCCGCCAACTGATGGAGGTGGTCCACCGCCATGTGTCTGAGGATCAGTCCAGTAAAGAATGGAAAGCACTTGCGGCGTCACTAGTCCATGACCTTGGACACGGGCCATTCAGTCACGCCTTTGAAAAGGTGGGGAAGCGGCTTGGGCTGAAGCTTGCCGACCATGAGACGATGAGCGACACGCTGATCCGACAGGGCGAGGTCGCCGAAGTCTTCCAGGAACAGTTCGGCCGGGGATTTGCCGACGATGTCGCCGATATCATCAAAAAGGACGGGGTTAAGACGGTCCAGCACGCGGTTGTCTCCAGCCAGTTCGATGCTGATCGTCTCGATTACATGAGACGGGATAGGCTGATGACCGGCACACAACACGCCGCAATCGACTTTCCATGGCTGATTGCCAACCTTGAGATTGGCTCTGTGGCCATCGGCGTGGACGATACGCCACTGGGAACGATCGAGACGTTTGTGTTGGGCCCTAAAGCGATCCATGCCGCCGAGGCGTTCATTCTCGGCTTATTTCAGCTGTATCCGACTGTCTACTTCCATAAGGCCACCCGCGGAGCAGAAAAGATTTTCACGGAGCTGTTAGTCAGGATAGTGACGCTCGTTCGTGAGGAAAATCTCGCGGCGACGGGGCTGCCTAGAAATCATCCGCTCGTACGCTTCGCGCAAAGTCCAGAAGATATTGATGTGGCTCTGACACTCGACGATACGGTGGTGTGGGGTGCGTTGACACAGATGTCCGAGGCCGAGGACCCCTTAGTTTCAGAGTTCTCGGCTCGGCTCAGAGATCGTAATCTCTACAAGTGTTGTGACATCCGGATGCAAGTAACACATGTTTTCGATCCTAAAAGTAGCAATACAGATGAAGTTATCGAGAAAATAGACAGATGCTGCGCAAGTATAGAGATGAAGTTAATCGAGTGGACCGAGCGAAACTTCAAGGATCGGCCAAGGATTCTGGTCGATAATGATGAACGTTCGCCATACAAGTCCGTTAACGAATCGAAGGGTCCGCTTGATCGCATCAACATCCGGACGGAGGGGGGCGCGCTTGTCGACCTCAAGGAGCGGTCGAGCGTTGTTGCTGCATTGAAAGCGTACAAGCTGTTCCGTGCGTATTCCGATCGCTCGGACACGGAGGCGCAGGACGCCATGGTGCGCATCATCAAAGGGGAGATTGGAACATGTCATACGTAA
- a CDS encoding TrkH family potassium uptake protein produces MNANLIRHAVHLAAILGLYLSGAMLIPALVDLYYGHADWQVFAVTAFMTGAISSTTFMATRAGPPPFSKKFGFLVVNILWIVFSIVGAIPLWLSSVNLDFAQALFESVSAVTTTGSTVIVGLDDAPPGLLLWRSLLSWFGGIGIVVLGLFIIPYLRVGGMSFFKMESSDTSDKPFARLASFGRAFLVVYVSITLLCAISYAMLGMNRFDAINHAMTTVATGGFSTHDASFGYFSSIPLLWVSTFFMTLCSLPFSILIVLVVRGRLDALRDPQIIVFLGYLTAFSVAVAAYHRLANGVEFHLALTYAFFNITSILSTTGYASEDYSLWGPFAVMVAFICTFIGGCSGSTAGGMKAYRFVVLFNAIRSALNKLVYPNAIYAVRYGKNTVDADVQRAILLFFITYILLWVFGSLVMGALGYDLVTAVSAVITCLSNVGPGLGSLIGPAGNFSTLQDPELYLLSLMMLLGRLEVLTVLVVLTPIFWKQ; encoded by the coding sequence TTGAACGCGAATCTGATCCGGCATGCTGTCCATCTCGCGGCGATCCTGGGGCTCTATCTCTCCGGCGCGATGCTGATTCCGGCTCTGGTCGATCTCTATTACGGCCACGCGGACTGGCAGGTCTTCGCCGTGACGGCCTTCATGACGGGCGCAATCTCGTCGACGACGTTCATGGCGACACGCGCAGGTCCTCCGCCCTTCTCGAAGAAATTCGGCTTCTTGGTGGTGAACATCCTGTGGATCGTGTTTTCGATCGTCGGCGCCATTCCACTCTGGCTTTCCTCGGTGAATCTGGATTTCGCCCAGGCCCTGTTCGAGTCCGTGTCGGCGGTAACGACGACCGGCTCGACCGTAATCGTCGGGCTCGATGACGCGCCGCCCGGCCTCCTGCTCTGGCGGTCGCTCCTGAGCTGGTTCGGCGGCATAGGCATCGTCGTTCTCGGCCTGTTCATCATTCCCTATCTGCGTGTCGGCGGCATGTCCTTCTTCAAGATGGAATCCTCCGACACCAGCGACAAACCCTTTGCCCGGCTCGCAAGCTTCGGCCGCGCCTTCCTCGTCGTATACGTATCGATAACTCTGCTGTGCGCGATCAGCTACGCCATGCTCGGGATGAACAGGTTCGACGCGATCAACCACGCGATGACGACCGTCGCCACGGGCGGCTTTTCGACTCACGATGCGTCATTCGGCTACTTTTCCAGCATTCCCCTGCTCTGGGTCAGCACGTTCTTCATGACGCTCTGCAGCCTGCCCTTCTCCATCCTGATCGTGCTCGTCGTGCGCGGACGGCTGGACGCGCTCCGCGATCCTCAGATCATCGTATTTCTGGGCTATCTCACGGCATTCTCGGTTGCGGTTGCCGCCTATCACCGGCTCGCCAACGGTGTCGAGTTCCACCTGGCGCTTACCTATGCCTTCTTCAATATCACGTCGATACTGTCGACCACGGGCTATGCGAGCGAAGACTACAGCCTTTGGGGACCGTTCGCGGTGATGGTCGCGTTCATATGCACCTTCATCGGCGGTTGTTCGGGCTCGACGGCGGGCGGCATGAAGGCCTATAGGTTCGTCGTGCTCTTCAACGCCATTCGGTCTGCCCTGAACAAGCTCGTCTACCCGAATGCGATTTATGCGGTCCGGTACGGGAAGAATACGGTCGACGCGGACGTGCAGCGCGCCATCCTGCTGTTCTTCATCACCTATATCCTGCTCTGGGTCTTCGGCAGCCTGGTCATGGGCGCCCTTGGCTATGATCTCGTCACGGCCGTGTCGGCCGTGATCACGTGCCTCTCCAATGTCGGCCCCGGCCTCGGCAGCCTTATCGGCCCTGCGGGCAATTTCTCGACACTCCAGGATCCCGAGCTCTATCTGCTGTCGCTGATGATGCTGCTCGGGCGTCTGGAGGTCCTGACCGTCCTCGTCGTGCTCACTCCGATCTTCTGGAAGCAGTAA
- the gpt gene encoding xanthine phosphoribosyltransferase yields MSLPEKAFPVSWDQFHRDARALAWRLADNGQEWRAMVCITRGGLVPAAIVSRELNIRMIETVCIASYHDYDTQGQMKVLKSISPEIAKDGGEGVLIVDDLTDTGKTAAEVRAMLPKAHFAAVYAKPKGRPLVDTFVTEVSQDTWIYFPWDLGFTYQEPIAKGTRG; encoded by the coding sequence ATGTCTCTTCCCGAGAAAGCCTTTCCTGTATCCTGGGATCAGTTCCACCGTGACGCCCGCGCCCTGGCTTGGCGGTTGGCCGACAACGGACAGGAATGGCGCGCGATGGTCTGCATCACGCGCGGCGGCCTTGTTCCTGCGGCTATCGTCAGCCGGGAACTCAACATCCGGATGATCGAAACGGTCTGTATCGCCTCCTATCACGACTACGACACGCAGGGTCAGATGAAGGTGCTCAAGAGCATCTCACCTGAGATCGCCAAGGATGGGGGCGAAGGCGTTCTCATCGTCGACGATCTGACCGATACCGGCAAGACTGCCGCCGAGGTTCGTGCGATGCTGCCGAAGGCGCATTTCGCCGCGGTCTACGCAAAGCCGAAAGGTCGCCCCCTCGTCGATACTTTCGTGACCGAGGTCAGCCAGGATACCTGGATCTACTTCCCCTGGGACCTCGGTTTCACCTACCAGGAACCGATCGCCAAGGGCACCCGCGGCTAG
- a CDS encoding DUF2188 domain-containing protein, protein MVQITYFIVPHDGGWAYKAADAYSEPFPSREMALAAAKAAAAEQQVGGDDEEISFQDEKGNWHFEHADGGDRPEATVEDG, encoded by the coding sequence ATGGTGCAGATCACATATTTCATCGTTCCACACGATGGAGGCTGGGCCTACAAGGCAGCCGATGCATATTCAGAGCCCTTTCCCAGTCGCGAGATGGCGCTAGCGGCCGCCAAAGCTGCAGCAGCCGAACAGCAGGTCGGTGGCGACGACGAGGAGATCAGCTTCCAGGATGAGAAGGGAAACTGGCATTTCGAGCATGCCGACGGCGGCGATCGACCGGAAGCGACCGTAGAGGATGGCTGA
- the wrbA gene encoding NAD(P)H:quinone oxidoreductase type IV: MARVLVLYYSAYGHIETMAYAVAEGARSAGAEVVVKRVPELVPEDVAKASHFKLDQPAPVATVEELADYDAIIFGAGTRYGTVASQLRNFIDQTGGLWAKGKLVGKVGSAFTSSATQHGGQESTILGLIPTMMHHGMVVVGLPYAFQGQMGIEEVKGGSPYGASTITGGDGSRQPSAVELEAARFQGAHVARIAAKLAD, translated from the coding sequence TTGGCTAGAGTACTGGTTCTTTACTATTCGGCCTATGGGCATATCGAGACGATGGCCTATGCGGTCGCGGAAGGTGCAAGATCGGCCGGCGCCGAAGTGGTCGTCAAGCGTGTTCCGGAACTCGTGCCGGAGGACGTGGCGAAGGCTTCGCATTTCAAGCTCGACCAGCCGGCACCGGTCGCGACCGTCGAGGAACTGGCGGATTACGATGCGATCATCTTCGGCGCGGGCACCCGCTACGGGACTGTCGCTTCGCAATTGCGCAACTTTATCGACCAGACCGGCGGCCTGTGGGCAAAAGGCAAGCTCGTCGGGAAGGTAGGCTCCGCGTTCACCTCGTCGGCGACCCAGCACGGCGGCCAGGAATCGACGATTCTCGGCCTCATCCCCACGATGATGCATCACGGCATGGTGGTCGTCGGACTTCCCTATGCCTTCCAGGGTCAGATGGGTATTGAGGAAGTCAAGGGCGGATCGCCCTATGGCGCCTCGACGATTACAGGCGGCGACGGTTCGCGGCAGCCGTCCGCGGTCGAACTCGAAGCGGCTCGCTTCCAGGGTGCGCATGTCGCGCGGATTGCAGCGAAGCTTGCGGACTGA